Proteins from a single region of Xiphias gladius isolate SHS-SW01 ecotype Sanya breed wild chromosome 2, ASM1685928v1, whole genome shotgun sequence:
- the asb13a.1 gene encoding ankyrin repeat and SOCS box protein 13a.1 isoform X2, protein MEVTAARRSFLCDIGFWADRTALHEAAFHGRALQLKQLIESGASVNMVTVDNITPLHEACMQAQVKCARLLLEAGAQVDVRTIHGSTPLCNACASGSLECAKLLLEYGAKVNPSLTALTASPLHEACIQGNVDVVRLMIASGAQLEAYDVHFGPPLHIACAKGHVDCVRELLIAGANVNSVKFHETALHHAARVHKVEMIELLVEFGASVYASDNLGRKPADYTTPASPSHACLQFHESKFLNAVGEGSSCDGSHRR, encoded by the exons ATGGAGGTGACCGCCGCCCGCCGCTCCTTCCTGTGCGATATCG GTTTCTGGGCAGACCGGACTGCCCTGCACGAAGCGGCGTTCCACGGCAGGGCCCTGCAGCTGAAACAGCTGATAGAAAGTGGAGCCTCGGTCAACATGGTGACGGTGGACAACATCACTCCCCTCCACGAGGCCTGCATGCAGGCTCAAGTGAAGTGTGCCCGGCTGCTGCTGGAGGCTGGAGCCCAG GTGGACGTACGGACCATCCATGGCAGCACCCCTCTCTGTAACGCCTGCGCTTCTGGCAGCCTGGAGTGTgccaagctgctgctggagtACGGAGCCAAAGTCAACCCGTCCCTCACGGCTCTCACCGCTTCGCCGCTCCACGAGGCCTGCATACAGG GCAACGTCGACGTAGTGAGGTTGATGATAGCCAGCGGTGCCCAGCTGGAGGCGTATGACGTCCACTTTGGTCCGCCCCTCCACATCGCATGTGCTAAAGGACACGTGGACTGTGTCAGGGAGCTGCTCATCGCAG GTGCCAATGTGAATTCAGTGAAGTTCCACGAGACGGCTTTGCACCATGCAGCACGAGTCCACAAGGTGGAGATGATCGAGCTGCTGGTGGAGTTCGGAGCCAGCGTGTATGCCAGTGACAACCTGGGAAGAAAACCCGCAGACTACACGACACCTGCGTCTCCCTCTCACGCCTGCCTCCAGTTTCATGAAAGTAAATTCCTGAATGCAGTCGGAGAAGGCAGCAGTTGTGACGGGAGCCATCGGAG GTAA
- the LOC120799007 gene encoding ankyrin repeat and SOCS box protein 13-like — translation MEIGSTRPDFFGDIGSWSERTEVHKAASLGQASQLQQLIRSGASVNVVAVDSITPLHEACLRGQAQCVRLLLDAGAQVDARNVDGSTPLCDACSAGSLECVRLLLERGAEANPALTSRTASPLHEACLGGNSDCVKLLIARGARLESYDLYYGTPLHAACVNEHADCVKVLLNAGAKVNAARLHETALHHAAKNMRVEMIETLVEFGANIYARDQHNRRPVDYTAPGSPSAACLGFYETTPMSLQQLSRLAVRKTLGTRALKVMGRLDVPKLLIRYLCYH, via the exons ATGGAAATTGGAAGCACCCGGCCGGATTTCTTCGGAGACATCG GCTCCTGGTCCGAGAGAACGGAGGTGCACAAGGCAGCCTCCCTCGGCCAGGCctcccagctgcagcagctcatcCGGAGCGGAGCGTCGGTCAACGTCGTGGCGGTGGACTCCATCACGCCGCTGCACGAGGCCTGCCTCCGCGGACAGGCCCAGTGTGTCCGGCTGCTGCTGGACGCTGGAGCCCAG GTGGACGCCAGGAACGTGGACGGCAGCACCCCGCTGTGTGATGCCTGCTCGGCCGGCAGTTTGGAGTGTGtgaggctgctgctggagcGCGGCGCCGAGGCCAACCCCGCCCTGACCTCTCGCACGGCCTCGCCCCTGCACGAGGCCTGCTTGGGAG GTAACTCGGACTGCGTGAAGCTCCTGATCGCCCGGGGCGCTCGTCTGGAGTCGTACGACCTCTACTACGGGACCCCGCTGCATGCGGCCTGCGTGAACGAGCACGCGGACTGTGTCAAGGTGCTGCTCAACGCCG GCGCTAAGGTGAATGCTGCCAGGCTGCATGAAACGGCACTGCACCACGCTGCTAAAAACATGCGGGTGGAGATGATCGAGACGCTGGTGGAGTTCGGGGCCAACATCTACGCCAGAGATCAGCACAACAGGAGACCCGTGGACTACACCGCTCCGGGCTCTCCCTCCGCGGCCTGCCTGGGCTTTTATGAGA CCACCCCCATGAGTCTGCAGCAGCTCAGCAGGTTGGCAGTGAGGAAGACGCTGGGCACCAGAGCTCTGAAGGTCATGGGTCGGCTGGACGTACCCAAGCTCCTCATCCGCTACCTCTGCTACCACTGA
- the gdi2 gene encoding rab GDP dissociation inhibitor beta, translated as MNEEYDVIVLGTGLTECILSGIMSVKGKKVLHMDRNSYYGAESASITPLEDLYKRFNLPGNPPESMGKGRDWNVDLIPKFLMANGQLVRMLLITQVTRYLDFKVIEGSYVYKAGKIYKVPSTETEALASSLMGLFEKRRFRKFLIFIANFDENDPKTMEGVDPHKTTMRAIFQKFSLGQEVMDFTGHSLALYRTDEYLDQPCIETINRIKLYSESLARYGKSPYLYPLYGLGELPQGFARLSAIYGGTYMLNKPIDEIVVENGKVVGVKSEGEIARCKQLICDPSYAMDRTTKVGQVIRVICILSHPIGNTGDINSCQIIIPQNQVNRKHDIYVCMISFAHNVAAQGKYIAIASTTVETNNPEKEIKPALDLLEPIEQKFVSISDQYGPTDMGTESQVFISRSYDATTHFETTCDDIKDIYRRMTGSDFDFAEMERRKQDIFGDAAE; from the exons GAATGCATTTTATCAGGCATCATGTCAGTGAAGGGGAAGAAGGTTCTGCACATGGACCGCAACTCCTACTATGGGGCTGAGAGTGCATCCATCACACCGCTTGAAGAC CTCTACAAGCGCTTCAACCTTCCTGGCAACCCTCCTGAGTCAATGGGAAAAGGCCGAGATTGGAACGTGGACCTCATCCCTAAGTTCCTCATGGCCAATG GTCAGCTGGTCCGCATGCTGCTGATTACGCAGGTGACCCGTTACCTGGATTTCAAAGTGATTGAGGGCAGCTATGTGTACAAGGCGGGCAAAATCTACAAAGTCCCCTCTACTGAGACTGAGGCTCTGGCATCTA GTCTGATGGGGTTGTTTGAGAAACGGCGCTTCAGGAAGTTCCTGATCTTCATCGCCAACTTTGACGAGAATGACCCCAAAACCATGGAAGGCGTCGACCCCCACAAGACGACGATGAGGGCCATTTTCCAAAAGTTTAGCCTTGGCCAGGAAGTCATGGACTTCACTGGTCACTCCCTCGCCCTCTACCGCACAGATGA ATACCTGGATCAACCTTGCATCGAAACGATAAACAGGATAAAGCTTTACAGCGAGTCTCTGGCCAGATATGGCAAGAGCCCATACCTCTACCCACTGTATGGTCTGGGAGAACTGCCACAAGGTTTTGCCAG GCTGAGCGCTATCTATGGTGGGACGTATATGCTGAACAAGCCCATCGACGAGATCGTGGTGGAGAATGGGAAGGTGGTAGGAGTCAAGTCTGAGGGAGAG ATCGCCAGGTGCAAGCAGCTGATCTGCGACCCCAGTTATGCTATGGATCGCACCACCAAAGTGGGTCAGGTGATCCGCGTCATCTGCATCTTGAGTCATCCGATTGGAAACACCGGCGACATCAACTCTTGCCAGATCATTATCCCCCAGAATCAGGTCAACAGGAAGCACG acATCTACGTTTGTATGATCTCCTTTGCTCACAACGTGGCAGCACAGGGTAAATATATCGCCATCGCCAGCACTACAGTGGAGACGAACAACCCCGAGAAAGAGATCAAACCGGCACTGGACCTACTGGAGCCCATCGAGCAGAAGTTTGTCAGCATTAGTGACCAGTATGGACCCACCGACATGGGCACCGAGAGCCAG GTTTTCATCTCCCGTTCATACGACGCCACGACTCACTTTGAGACCACCTGTGACGACATCAAGGACATCTATCGGAGGATGACCGGCTCAGACTTTGACTTTGCCGAGATGGAGCGCAGGAAGCAGGACATCTTCGGTGATGCCGCAGAGTAG
- the asb13a.1 gene encoding ankyrin repeat and SOCS box protein 13a.1 isoform X1, with product MEVTAARRSFLCDIGFWADRTALHEAAFHGRALQLKQLIESGASVNMVTVDNITPLHEACMQAQVKCARLLLEAGAQVDVRTIHGSTPLCNACASGSLECAKLLLEYGAKVNPSLTALTASPLHEACIQGNVDVVRLMIASGAQLEAYDVHFGPPLHIACAKGHVDCVRELLIAGANVNSVKFHETALHHAARVHKVEMIELLVEFGASVYASDNLGRKPADYTTPASPSHACLQFHESNPLSLQQLCRLTARMTLGTRASEVIGRLNISRRIRSFLQFGDRPTSLQRDARTDP from the exons ATGGAGGTGACCGCCGCCCGCCGCTCCTTCCTGTGCGATATCG GTTTCTGGGCAGACCGGACTGCCCTGCACGAAGCGGCGTTCCACGGCAGGGCCCTGCAGCTGAAACAGCTGATAGAAAGTGGAGCCTCGGTCAACATGGTGACGGTGGACAACATCACTCCCCTCCACGAGGCCTGCATGCAGGCTCAAGTGAAGTGTGCCCGGCTGCTGCTGGAGGCTGGAGCCCAG GTGGACGTACGGACCATCCATGGCAGCACCCCTCTCTGTAACGCCTGCGCTTCTGGCAGCCTGGAGTGTgccaagctgctgctggagtACGGAGCCAAAGTCAACCCGTCCCTCACGGCTCTCACCGCTTCGCCGCTCCACGAGGCCTGCATACAGG GCAACGTCGACGTAGTGAGGTTGATGATAGCCAGCGGTGCCCAGCTGGAGGCGTATGACGTCCACTTTGGTCCGCCCCTCCACATCGCATGTGCTAAAGGACACGTGGACTGTGTCAGGGAGCTGCTCATCGCAG GTGCCAATGTGAATTCAGTGAAGTTCCACGAGACGGCTTTGCACCATGCAGCACGAGTCCACAAGGTGGAGATGATCGAGCTGCTGGTGGAGTTCGGAGCCAGCGTGTATGCCAGTGACAACCTGGGAAGAAAACCCGCAGACTACACGACACCTGCGTCTCCCTCTCACGCCTGCCTCCAGTTTCATGAAA GTAATCCTCtgagcctgcagcagctttgtaGACTCACTGCGAGGATGACCCTGGGAACCCGAGCCTCAGAGGTCATAGGTCGGCTGAACATATCCCGCCGCATCCGCAGCTTCCTCCAGTTCGGTGACCGTCCCACGTCGCTGCAGAGAGACGCACGGACGGATCCCTGA